The following proteins come from a genomic window of Venturia canescens isolate UGA chromosome 4, ASM1945775v1, whole genome shotgun sequence:
- the snu gene encoding ABC transporter G family member 20 isoform X1, translating into MTSTKDDPQAERIRKMFSWSNGLTSDPVSSNLTSTMQNVEAGIVDGNPMTPSTVLATPGLNNATWNRQQAVSVRHAFKTYGSSKNPNPVIQNLSMTVAKGSIYGLLGASGCGKTTLLSCIVGRRRLNSGEIWVLGGKPGTKGSGVPGKRVGYMPQEIALYGEFTIRETMMYFGWIFGMGTAEIVERLRFLLQFLDLPSQNRLVKNLSGGQQRRVSFAVALMHDPELLILDEPTVGVDPLLRQSIWNHLVQITKDGNKTVIITTHYIEEARQAHTIGLMRSGRLLAEESPRALLTMYNCPSLEDVFLKLSRKQGQYNQPTTELNISNNISLASLNWGKKDEPVYVTEESGVVGLNFHQSKEVLIHDTTNGVGSHYDLNGKPLPGTKGDTTVECDDCNFADCIYNLTSVGKIKALLQKNFLRMWRNVGVMLFIFALPVMQVILFCLAIGRDPTGLKLAIVNHEMNWENKSCPIAEGCHLTHLSCRYLKFLDNETMIKEYYEDPESAMEAVRRGQAWGTLYFTENFTDALLARMMLGNGADEETLDQSEIRVWLDMSNQQIGLMLARNLQYSYRDFAQNLLSDCNENTKLADVPIQFKEPIYGSNEPSFTDFVAPGVILTIVFFLAVALTSSALIIERMEGLLDRSWVAGVSPGEILFSHVVTQFVVMCGQTTLVLVFMILVFGVECKGDIGWVIILTILQGLCGMCFGFVISAICELERNAIQLALGSFYPTLLLSGVIWPVEGMPTVLRYVSQGLPLTMATTSLRSMLTRGWTITEPDVYNGFISTIVWIVVFLTISMLVLKFKRG; encoded by the exons TGATCCTGTTTCTTCGAACCTAACGAGCACGATGCAGAACGTCGAGGCGGGTATCGTCGACGGCAATCCGATGACACCGAGCACAGTCCTCGCTACCCCGGGACTCAACAACGCGACATGGAACCGACAACAGGCCGTCAGCGTCAGACACGCCTTCAAGACGTACGGAAGCAGCAAAAACCCCAATCCTGTCATACAGAATCTCAGTATGACAGTTGCCAAGGGCTCCAT ATACGGTCTCCTGGGCGCGAGCGGCTGCGGCAAAACGACTCTTTTATCCTGCATCGTCGGACGCCGGCGATTGAACTCCGGTGAAATATGGGTCCTCGGGGGCAAACCTGGAACCAAGGGATCCGGCGTGCCCGGCAAACGCGTCGGCTATATGCCCCAGGAAATCGCTCTATACGGGGAGTTCACCATTCGCGAAACGATGATGTACTTCGGATGGATCTTCGGCATGGGCACCGCAGAGATCGTCGAGAGGCTGCGGTTTCTGCTCCAGTTTTTGGATCTTCCTTCTCAGAATCGACTCGTCAAGAATCTCAG TGGTGGACAGCAAAGACGCGTGTCCTTCGCAGTCGCTCTGATGCACGATCCAGAACTTTTGATCCTTGACGAGCCCACGGTCGGTGTCGATCCTCTTCTGAGGCAAAG TATCTGGAATCATTTGGTTCAAATAACGAAGGATGGAAACAAAACCGTGATTATAACAACGCATTACATCGAAGAGGCTCGTCAAGCGCACACC ATCGGCTTGATGAGAAGCGGCAGATTATTGGCCGAGGAATCGCCACGGGCTCTTCTGACGATGTACAATTGTCCATCGTTGGAAGACGTTTTTCtgaaactttcgagaaaacaGGGCCAGTACAATCAGCCGACCACGGAATTGAACATCTCCAACAACATAAGTTTG GCTTCCTTGAATTGGGGCAAGAAGGACGAACCTGTTTACGTTACCGAGGAATCTGGCGTGGTCGGACTCAATTTCCATCAGAGCAAAGAAGTCCTCATCCATGATACGACCAATGGAGTTGGCAGCCATTACGAC ttgaATGGTAAACCACTGCCTGGCACGAAAGGTGACACGACCGTGGAATGCGACGATTGTAACTTCGCCGATTGCATCTACAATCTGACGAGTGTTGGGAAGATCAAAGCACTGTTGCAGAAAAACTTTCTTCGTATGTGGAGAAACGTCGG cgtCATGCTTTTCATCTTCGCGCTACCGGTGATGCAGGTGATTCTATTCTGTTTGGCAATTGGAAGAGATCCGACGGGCCTCAAATTGGCAATTGTCAACCACGAAATGAACTGGGAAAACAAATCTTGTCCTATCGCCGAAGGTTGTCACTTGACGCACCTCAGTTGTCGTTATTTAAAATTTCTCGATAACGAAACAATGATAAAG gAGTATTACGAGGATCCGGAATCTGCGATGGAAGCTGTTCGCCGAGGTCAGGCCTGGGGCACTTTATACTTCACCGAAAATTTCACGGACGCCTTGCTGGCTCGTATGATGTTGGGTAACGGTGCTGATGAGGAAACTCTCGACCAGAGTGAAATAAGAGTTTGGCTCGACATGTCGA ATCAGCAGATCGGTTTGATGCTCGCCCGAAATCTCCAGTACTCTTATCGAGACTTTGCTCAAAATTTGCTATCAGACTGCAACGAAAATACGAAGCTCGCCGACGTTCCGATTCAGTTCAAAGAGCCGATTTACGGGTCGAACGAGCCGAGCTTCACGGACTTTGTCGCACCGGGAGTCATTCTCAC AATCGTCTTTTTCCTGGCAGTAGCTCTGACCTCATCGGCATTGATTATCGAAAGAATGGAGGGACTTTTGGACCGGAGCTGGGTCGCCGGTGTCTCGCCCGGTGAAATTTTGTTCTCCCACGTCGTTACGCAATTCGTCGTCATGTGTGGACAAACGActctcgttctcgtcttcATGATTCTCGTCTTCGGAGTCGAGTGCAAGGGTGACATTGGCTGGGTCATTATTCTCACGATCCTCCAGGGCCTTTGTGGCATGTGTTTCG GTTTTGTCATTTCGGCTATTTGTGAACTCGAGAGAAACGCCATACAGTTGGCTCTTGGCAGTTTCTATCCAACGCTTCTACTGAGCG GTGTAATATGGCCGGTGGAAGGAATGCCAACTGTGTTACGATACGTGTCCCAAGGGCTTCCCCTAACGATGGCGACAACGTCACTGCGTTCGATGTTGACGCGAGGCTGGACGATCACGGAGCCGGACGTGTACAACGGTTTCATTTCGACGATCGTTTGGATCGTTGTTTTTCTCACGATAAGCATGCTCGTTCTCAAATTTAAGCGAGGATAA
- the snu gene encoding ABC transporter G family member 20 isoform X2, translating into MQNVEAGIVDGNPMTPSTVLATPGLNNATWNRQQAVSVRHAFKTYGSSKNPNPVIQNLSMTVAKGSIYGLLGASGCGKTTLLSCIVGRRRLNSGEIWVLGGKPGTKGSGVPGKRVGYMPQEIALYGEFTIRETMMYFGWIFGMGTAEIVERLRFLLQFLDLPSQNRLVKNLSGGQQRRVSFAVALMHDPELLILDEPTVGVDPLLRQSIWNHLVQITKDGNKTVIITTHYIEEARQAHTIGLMRSGRLLAEESPRALLTMYNCPSLEDVFLKLSRKQGQYNQPTTELNISNNISLASLNWGKKDEPVYVTEESGVVGLNFHQSKEVLIHDTTNGVGSHYDLNGKPLPGTKGDTTVECDDCNFADCIYNLTSVGKIKALLQKNFLRMWRNVGVMLFIFALPVMQVILFCLAIGRDPTGLKLAIVNHEMNWENKSCPIAEGCHLTHLSCRYLKFLDNETMIKEYYEDPESAMEAVRRGQAWGTLYFTENFTDALLARMMLGNGADEETLDQSEIRVWLDMSNQQIGLMLARNLQYSYRDFAQNLLSDCNENTKLADVPIQFKEPIYGSNEPSFTDFVAPGVILTIVFFLAVALTSSALIIERMEGLLDRSWVAGVSPGEILFSHVVTQFVVMCGQTTLVLVFMILVFGVECKGDIGWVIILTILQGLCGMCFGFVISAICELERNAIQLALGSFYPTLLLSGVIWPVEGMPTVLRYVSQGLPLTMATTSLRSMLTRGWTITEPDVYNGFISTIVWIVVFLTISMLVLKFKRG; encoded by the exons ATGCAGAACGTCGAGGCGGGTATCGTCGACGGCAATCCGATGACACCGAGCACAGTCCTCGCTACCCCGGGACTCAACAACGCGACATGGAACCGACAACAGGCCGTCAGCGTCAGACACGCCTTCAAGACGTACGGAAGCAGCAAAAACCCCAATCCTGTCATACAGAATCTCAGTATGACAGTTGCCAAGGGCTCCAT ATACGGTCTCCTGGGCGCGAGCGGCTGCGGCAAAACGACTCTTTTATCCTGCATCGTCGGACGCCGGCGATTGAACTCCGGTGAAATATGGGTCCTCGGGGGCAAACCTGGAACCAAGGGATCCGGCGTGCCCGGCAAACGCGTCGGCTATATGCCCCAGGAAATCGCTCTATACGGGGAGTTCACCATTCGCGAAACGATGATGTACTTCGGATGGATCTTCGGCATGGGCACCGCAGAGATCGTCGAGAGGCTGCGGTTTCTGCTCCAGTTTTTGGATCTTCCTTCTCAGAATCGACTCGTCAAGAATCTCAG TGGTGGACAGCAAAGACGCGTGTCCTTCGCAGTCGCTCTGATGCACGATCCAGAACTTTTGATCCTTGACGAGCCCACGGTCGGTGTCGATCCTCTTCTGAGGCAAAG TATCTGGAATCATTTGGTTCAAATAACGAAGGATGGAAACAAAACCGTGATTATAACAACGCATTACATCGAAGAGGCTCGTCAAGCGCACACC ATCGGCTTGATGAGAAGCGGCAGATTATTGGCCGAGGAATCGCCACGGGCTCTTCTGACGATGTACAATTGTCCATCGTTGGAAGACGTTTTTCtgaaactttcgagaaaacaGGGCCAGTACAATCAGCCGACCACGGAATTGAACATCTCCAACAACATAAGTTTG GCTTCCTTGAATTGGGGCAAGAAGGACGAACCTGTTTACGTTACCGAGGAATCTGGCGTGGTCGGACTCAATTTCCATCAGAGCAAAGAAGTCCTCATCCATGATACGACCAATGGAGTTGGCAGCCATTACGAC ttgaATGGTAAACCACTGCCTGGCACGAAAGGTGACACGACCGTGGAATGCGACGATTGTAACTTCGCCGATTGCATCTACAATCTGACGAGTGTTGGGAAGATCAAAGCACTGTTGCAGAAAAACTTTCTTCGTATGTGGAGAAACGTCGG cgtCATGCTTTTCATCTTCGCGCTACCGGTGATGCAGGTGATTCTATTCTGTTTGGCAATTGGAAGAGATCCGACGGGCCTCAAATTGGCAATTGTCAACCACGAAATGAACTGGGAAAACAAATCTTGTCCTATCGCCGAAGGTTGTCACTTGACGCACCTCAGTTGTCGTTATTTAAAATTTCTCGATAACGAAACAATGATAAAG gAGTATTACGAGGATCCGGAATCTGCGATGGAAGCTGTTCGCCGAGGTCAGGCCTGGGGCACTTTATACTTCACCGAAAATTTCACGGACGCCTTGCTGGCTCGTATGATGTTGGGTAACGGTGCTGATGAGGAAACTCTCGACCAGAGTGAAATAAGAGTTTGGCTCGACATGTCGA ATCAGCAGATCGGTTTGATGCTCGCCCGAAATCTCCAGTACTCTTATCGAGACTTTGCTCAAAATTTGCTATCAGACTGCAACGAAAATACGAAGCTCGCCGACGTTCCGATTCAGTTCAAAGAGCCGATTTACGGGTCGAACGAGCCGAGCTTCACGGACTTTGTCGCACCGGGAGTCATTCTCAC AATCGTCTTTTTCCTGGCAGTAGCTCTGACCTCATCGGCATTGATTATCGAAAGAATGGAGGGACTTTTGGACCGGAGCTGGGTCGCCGGTGTCTCGCCCGGTGAAATTTTGTTCTCCCACGTCGTTACGCAATTCGTCGTCATGTGTGGACAAACGActctcgttctcgtcttcATGATTCTCGTCTTCGGAGTCGAGTGCAAGGGTGACATTGGCTGGGTCATTATTCTCACGATCCTCCAGGGCCTTTGTGGCATGTGTTTCG GTTTTGTCATTTCGGCTATTTGTGAACTCGAGAGAAACGCCATACAGTTGGCTCTTGGCAGTTTCTATCCAACGCTTCTACTGAGCG GTGTAATATGGCCGGTGGAAGGAATGCCAACTGTGTTACGATACGTGTCCCAAGGGCTTCCCCTAACGATGGCGACAACGTCACTGCGTTCGATGTTGACGCGAGGCTGGACGATCACGGAGCCGGACGTGTACAACGGTTTCATTTCGACGATCGTTTGGATCGTTGTTTTTCTCACGATAAGCATGCTCGTTCTCAAATTTAAGCGAGGATAA
- the pinta gene encoding retinol-binding protein pinta: protein MDNTAQYVCQLSESEKQYVATHLNENDEVRQRSIDEIRRWIVENENLHARTDDFSILKFLRACKFDIGRTKKKLNNFHKQRAMLPEWYANRNPFLPELQELFDMGVFLPLRELDEEGKMIIIVRTSVHDPNKHKQADVLKAGKMVLDIATRDNETVSIHGVTAIFDMDGVTLGHGLQMTPGIVKRLVHSWQSCYPLRIESMNFVNAPKYVNVVLNVFRCFMSKKMRTRLHVHTRSNTSFFDKIPSHILPEEYGGRGESIRSLTEYWKKIVTENTEWFAEDEKYKMILERS from the exons ATGGATAATACAGCCCAGTACGTTTGCCAACTGTCAGAAAGTGAGAAACAATACGTCGCTACCCATTTGAACGAAAATGATGAGGTGCGGCAACGTTCTATTGACGAGATACGGCGCTggattgttgaaaatgaaaatctgcACGCACGAACCG ATGACTTTTCCATACTTAAATTTTTGCGTGCATGCAAATTCGACATTGGAAGGACGAAGAAGAAGTTGAACAATTTTCACAAACAAAGAGCGATGTTGCCAGAGTGGTACGCCAATCGCAATCCTTTTCTGCCAGAGCTCCAGGAATTGTTCGATATggg CGTCTTTTTGCCGTTGCGAGAGTTGGACGAAGAGggcaaaatgataataatcgtGCGAACGAGCGTTCACGATCCAAACAAACACAAACAAGCGGACGTGTTGAAG GCAGGAAAAATGGTTCTCGACATAGCGACACGAGATAACGAGACTGTATCGATACACGGGGTAACAGCAATATTCGACATGGACGGCGTTACCCTTGGCCATGGTCTGCAAATGACTCCGGGTATTGTGAAGCGCCTCGTGCACTCTTGGCAATCCTGTTATCCGCTAAGAATAGAATCGATGAATTTCGTCAACGCGCCGAAGTACGTTAACGTAGTTCTCAACGTCTTTCGATGTTtcatgtcgaaaaaaatgcgcACGAGGCTGCACGTTCACACGCGCAGTAATACcagttttttcgataaaattccAAGCCACATTTTGCCGGAAGAATACGGAGGTCGGGGCGAGTCGATAAGGAGTTTGACAG aATATTGGAAAAAGATAGTAACGGAAAACACAGAATGGTTTGCAGAAGACGAGAAGTACAAAATGATATTGGAGAGATCCTGA
- the LOC122409077 gene encoding E3 ubiquitin-protein ligase MARCHF5-like isoform X1 — MPIGMSDGGGSHVSYSLEGGGRVARIDTGTTRTDIPELHRSLEETLRRLSTNFMPQRQTSESNNEMSDTQAATISSEETPSNVWDQELSVDVTDGALSPSQTTPSAPTLSSDDDERYCWVCFATDEDDATASWVKPCHCRGTTKWVHQGCIQRWVDEKQRGRAGAHVACPQCNTEYIIVYPDMDPLVVILDTIDGVIFRVCPFIAAGIIVGSIYWTAVTYGAVTVMQVVGHKDGLTMMEQADPLILLVGLPTIPIMLVLGKMLRWEDQALSLLRRHACKVPILRHFLPRRFINCSYSDDDRTQSQDVPRMSDPVSATRILCGALLLPTIASICGKIFFVSINSNFQRTLLGGVAFITIKGAFKIYHKQQQYVRQCERRIMDYTDSNVAMYRRQQSTDNNQTS, encoded by the exons ATGCCAATCGGTATGTCCGATGGAGGCGGATCTCACGTTTCGTACAGTCTCGAAGGCGGCGGACGTGTTGCGAGAATTGATACAGGTACAACACGAACGGACATACCTGAGCTCCACAGAAGTTTGGAGGAGACCTTAAGGAGACTGAGCACTAATTTTATGCCACAGCGTCAGACTAGCGAGTCTAATAATG AGATGTCGGATACTCAAGCAGCAACGATATCTTCGGAGGAAACACCGTCAAACGTATGGGATCAAGAATTGTCGGTTGACGTGACCGACGGTGCATTATCGCCGAGTCAAACGACTCCTAGTGCCCCGACCTTGAGTTCAGACGACGA CGAAAGATATTGCTGGGTTTGTTTCGCGACGGACGAAGACGATGCAACGGCTTCTTGGGTCAAGCCTTGCCACTGTCGAGGCACAACGAAATGGGTTCATCAAGGCTGCATACAACGTTGGGTCGATGAGAAACAAAGAGGTCGTGCAGGAGCTCATGTCGCATGTCCCCAATGCAACACGGAATACATCATAGTGTATCCGGATATGG ATCCCTTGGTCGTAATATTAGACACGATAGACGGTGTTATTTTTCGAGTTTGTCCATTCATAGCAGCTGGAATAATCGTGGGATCGATTTATTGGACCGCTGTAACGTACGGTGCGGTAACCGTAATGCAAGTGGTTGGTCACAAGGATGGTCTGACGATGATGGAACAGGCTGATCCTTTGATTCTCCTTGTCGGTTTACCGACGATACCGATCATGCTTGTGCTGGGAAAAATGCTCAGATGGGAAGATCAAGCTCTCAGCCTTCTTAGGAGACACGCCTGCAAAGTTCCAATTCTCAGACACTTTTTGCCTCGCAG GTTTATAAATTGTAGTTATTCCGACGATGATAGGACCCAATCTCAAGACGTTCCACGCATGAGCGACCCCGTTTCAGCCACTCGAATCTTGTGCGGAGCTCTTCTTCTTCCAACTATCGCTAGCATCTGCGgcaagatttttttcgttagcaTCAACTCTAATTTTCAAAGGACTCTCTTG GGAGGTGTAGCGTTTATAACGATAAAAGGTGCTTTCAAGATTTATCACAAGCAACAACAATACGTAAGACAGTGCGAAAGGCGTATAATGGACTACACGGATTCGAACGTAGCAATGTACAGAAGACAACAAAGCACGGATAACAATCAAACGAGTTAA
- the LOC122409077 gene encoding E3 ubiquitin-protein ligase MARCHF5-like isoform X2, whose protein sequence is MPIGMSDGGGSHVSYSLEGGGRVARIDTGTTRTDIPELHRSLEETLRRLSTNFMPQRQTSESNNEMSDTQAATISSEETPSNVWDQELSVDVTDGALSPSQTTPSAPTLSSDDEYCWVCFATDEDDATASWVKPCHCRGTTKWVHQGCIQRWVDEKQRGRAGAHVACPQCNTEYIIVYPDMDPLVVILDTIDGVIFRVCPFIAAGIIVGSIYWTAVTYGAVTVMQVVGHKDGLTMMEQADPLILLVGLPTIPIMLVLGKMLRWEDQALSLLRRHACKVPILRHFLPRRFINCSYSDDDRTQSQDVPRMSDPVSATRILCGALLLPTIASICGKIFFVSINSNFQRTLLGGVAFITIKGAFKIYHKQQQYVRQCERRIMDYTDSNVAMYRRQQSTDNNQTS, encoded by the exons ATGCCAATCGGTATGTCCGATGGAGGCGGATCTCACGTTTCGTACAGTCTCGAAGGCGGCGGACGTGTTGCGAGAATTGATACAGGTACAACACGAACGGACATACCTGAGCTCCACAGAAGTTTGGAGGAGACCTTAAGGAGACTGAGCACTAATTTTATGCCACAGCGTCAGACTAGCGAGTCTAATAATG AGATGTCGGATACTCAAGCAGCAACGATATCTTCGGAGGAAACACCGTCAAACGTATGGGATCAAGAATTGTCGGTTGACGTGACCGACGGTGCATTATCGCCGAGTCAAACGACTCCTAGTGCCCCGACCTTGAGTTCAGACGACGA ATATTGCTGGGTTTGTTTCGCGACGGACGAAGACGATGCAACGGCTTCTTGGGTCAAGCCTTGCCACTGTCGAGGCACAACGAAATGGGTTCATCAAGGCTGCATACAACGTTGGGTCGATGAGAAACAAAGAGGTCGTGCAGGAGCTCATGTCGCATGTCCCCAATGCAACACGGAATACATCATAGTGTATCCGGATATGG ATCCCTTGGTCGTAATATTAGACACGATAGACGGTGTTATTTTTCGAGTTTGTCCATTCATAGCAGCTGGAATAATCGTGGGATCGATTTATTGGACCGCTGTAACGTACGGTGCGGTAACCGTAATGCAAGTGGTTGGTCACAAGGATGGTCTGACGATGATGGAACAGGCTGATCCTTTGATTCTCCTTGTCGGTTTACCGACGATACCGATCATGCTTGTGCTGGGAAAAATGCTCAGATGGGAAGATCAAGCTCTCAGCCTTCTTAGGAGACACGCCTGCAAAGTTCCAATTCTCAGACACTTTTTGCCTCGCAG GTTTATAAATTGTAGTTATTCCGACGATGATAGGACCCAATCTCAAGACGTTCCACGCATGAGCGACCCCGTTTCAGCCACTCGAATCTTGTGCGGAGCTCTTCTTCTTCCAACTATCGCTAGCATCTGCGgcaagatttttttcgttagcaTCAACTCTAATTTTCAAAGGACTCTCTTG GGAGGTGTAGCGTTTATAACGATAAAAGGTGCTTTCAAGATTTATCACAAGCAACAACAATACGTAAGACAGTGCGAAAGGCGTATAATGGACTACACGGATTCGAACGTAGCAATGTACAGAAGACAACAAAGCACGGATAACAATCAAACGAGTTAA
- the LOC122409077 gene encoding E3 ubiquitin-protein ligase MARCHF5-like isoform X3, whose protein sequence is MPIGMSDGGGSHVSYSLEGGGRVARIDTGTTRTDIPELHRSLEETLRRLSTNFMPQRQTSESNNEMSDTQAATISSEETPSNVWDQELSVDVTDGALSPSQTTPSAPTLSSDDDERYCWVCFATDEDDATASWVKPCHCRGTTKWVHQGCIQRWVDEKQRGRAGAHVACPQCNTEYIIVYPDMDPLVVILDTIDGVIFRVCPFIAAGIIVGSIYWTAVTYGAVTVMQVVGHKDGLTMMEQADPLILLVGLPTIPIMLVLGKMLRWEDQALSLLRRHACKVPILRHFLPRSYSDDDRTQSQDVPRMSDPVSATRILCGALLLPTIASICGKIFFVSINSNFQRTLLGGVAFITIKGAFKIYHKQQQYVRQCERRIMDYTDSNVAMYRRQQSTDNNQTS, encoded by the exons ATGCCAATCGGTATGTCCGATGGAGGCGGATCTCACGTTTCGTACAGTCTCGAAGGCGGCGGACGTGTTGCGAGAATTGATACAGGTACAACACGAACGGACATACCTGAGCTCCACAGAAGTTTGGAGGAGACCTTAAGGAGACTGAGCACTAATTTTATGCCACAGCGTCAGACTAGCGAGTCTAATAATG AGATGTCGGATACTCAAGCAGCAACGATATCTTCGGAGGAAACACCGTCAAACGTATGGGATCAAGAATTGTCGGTTGACGTGACCGACGGTGCATTATCGCCGAGTCAAACGACTCCTAGTGCCCCGACCTTGAGTTCAGACGACGA CGAAAGATATTGCTGGGTTTGTTTCGCGACGGACGAAGACGATGCAACGGCTTCTTGGGTCAAGCCTTGCCACTGTCGAGGCACAACGAAATGGGTTCATCAAGGCTGCATACAACGTTGGGTCGATGAGAAACAAAGAGGTCGTGCAGGAGCTCATGTCGCATGTCCCCAATGCAACACGGAATACATCATAGTGTATCCGGATATGG ATCCCTTGGTCGTAATATTAGACACGATAGACGGTGTTATTTTTCGAGTTTGTCCATTCATAGCAGCTGGAATAATCGTGGGATCGATTTATTGGACCGCTGTAACGTACGGTGCGGTAACCGTAATGCAAGTGGTTGGTCACAAGGATGGTCTGACGATGATGGAACAGGCTGATCCTTTGATTCTCCTTGTCGGTTTACCGACGATACCGATCATGCTTGTGCTGGGAAAAATGCTCAGATGGGAAGATCAAGCTCTCAGCCTTCTTAGGAGACACGCCTGCAAAGTTCCAATTCTCAGACACTTTTTGCCTCGCAG TTATTCCGACGATGATAGGACCCAATCTCAAGACGTTCCACGCATGAGCGACCCCGTTTCAGCCACTCGAATCTTGTGCGGAGCTCTTCTTCTTCCAACTATCGCTAGCATCTGCGgcaagatttttttcgttagcaTCAACTCTAATTTTCAAAGGACTCTCTTG GGAGGTGTAGCGTTTATAACGATAAAAGGTGCTTTCAAGATTTATCACAAGCAACAACAATACGTAAGACAGTGCGAAAGGCGTATAATGGACTACACGGATTCGAACGTAGCAATGTACAGAAGACAACAAAGCACGGATAACAATCAAACGAGTTAA